The genomic DNA TTAAAATATTTTTACAATACCCAAGTTTTGAAACAGCATATTTAACAGGTATTGGATTTACTTCAACAAACAATTTTCTCATTAAAGAATTGTATTTTTTATTAATTTCTTGTGCCTTATTATAATCATTAGTTAATATAGCTTCAGTTAATTCCTTCATTTGCTTTGGTAAAACATTAGAAAAAACTGAAATTACACCATCCCCACCCAAAGCCATTAAAGGTAAAGCTTGATCATCATTTCCTGAATAAACAAACATATCTTCTGGTTTTTTTGAAATTAATTCAGCAATTTGAGATATATTTCCACTTGCTTCCTTGATTCCAATTACATTTTTGTTCTTTTCAAAAATCTCTATCGCTGTATCTGTTAAAATATTACCTCCTGTTCGTGAGGGCACGTTATATAATATTATTGGCAATTCAGTTCTTTGAGCTACATACGAAAAATATTCAACCAAACCTTTTTGTGTTGACTTGTTATAATATGGACTAACTATAAGCAAACCATCAGCTCCTGATTTTTCTGCTAATTTATTATTATATAACACATGTTTTGGATTATTTGATCCTGT from Marinitoga hydrogenitolerans DSM 16785 includes the following:
- the dapA gene encoding 4-hydroxy-tetrahydrodipicolinate synthase; translated protein: MFKGVATAIITPFDENYEVDYKALEEFALFQMNYVDGLVVLGTTGEAPTIDENEREKIVSKVVELVNKKIPVIVGTGSNNPKHVLYNNKLAEKSGADGLLIVSPYYNKSTQKGLVEYFSYVAQRTELPIILYNVPSRTGGNILTDTAIEIFEKNKNVIGIKEASGNISQIAELISKKPEDMFVYSGNDDQALPLMALGGDGVISVFSNVLPKQMKELTEAILTNDYNKAQEINKKYNSLMRKLFVEVNPIPVKYAVSKLGYCKNILRLPLISISENGKTVIDNSFEELNIL